The following coding sequences are from one Capsicum annuum cultivar UCD-10X-F1 chromosome 3, UCD10Xv1.1, whole genome shotgun sequence window:
- the LOC124896604 gene encoding 1,2-dihydroxy-3-keto-5-methylthiopentene dioxygenase 1-like, with the protein MDDAFQTAENEEYIPSIDPDDLLDLCPEKVENYEQKLKNFYTELIHADEEICYCLEGSGYFDMRDKGDCWIRIWMKASDMIVLPVGIYHRCALDTRNYVKLMRLFVGQQVWTPYNRPQEDYPARKKYIKSVTERVGVPLAAY; encoded by the exons ATGGATGATGCTTTTCAAACAGCTGAGAATGAGGAATATATTCCTTCGATTGATCCTGAT GATTTACTGGATTTGTGCCCTGAGAAGGTCGAGAACTACGAGCAGAAGTTGAAAAATTTCTACACGGAGCTCATACACGCTGATGAGGAGATATGTTACTGTCTGGAAGGGAGTGGATATTTTGATATGAGGGACAAGGGTGATTGTTGGATTCGCATCTGGATGAAGGCTAGCGATATGATTGTCCTGCCTGTTGGGATTTACCACAGGTGTGCGCTCGACACTAGGAACTATGTCAAA TTAATGAGATTATTTGTTGGACAGCAGGTGTGGACACCTTACAATCGACCACAAGAAGATTATCCAGCAAGGAAGAAGTACATCAAGAGTGTTACTGAGAGAGTAGGAGTGCCTCTTGCAGCATACTAA